A stretch of Corallococcus macrosporus DNA encodes these proteins:
- a CDS encoding cytochrome-c peroxidase produces MRLPSGVVTVLAVVLNSGVGLAASPPSQQASSAPPPLPPGVSATLWRLSVPKGLEPTPERVALGEKLFRDKRLSVDNTVACMTCHEPELGFTDGKPLSEGVKGQKVTRNSPTVLNALFNATQFWDGRAGTLEDQAKLPILNPREMGMPDADTVVKKVRGIPEYVTDFQKVFGREPNFDDLAVAIAAFERMQFSGDARFDKFIMGDAKALSASEKNGWALFNGKARCNSCHAGNAVSPLFSDQKFHNIGVAAHKQDFVTLARKGVQVVRTGDEKQIDELALQTEFSELGRFLVTKQENDVGSFKTPTLRNVGITGPYMHDGSLTTLWDVMDHYNKGGVPNPFLDGGMQRLGLTEPEIDDLVAFLFTLTDTKFDKLNKEQLAKQRARKNTRPERDTAVALGKKGNLGDLAPNPDLNVKNPADLGFYGDVTPASAVPAVKPR; encoded by the coding sequence ATGCGGCTGCCTTCGGGCGTCGTCACGGTGCTCGCCGTGGTGCTCAACTCCGGCGTGGGACTGGCAGCGTCTCCGCCTTCGCAGCAGGCCTCCTCCGCGCCTCCGCCGCTGCCGCCGGGCGTCTCCGCGACGCTGTGGCGGCTGTCGGTGCCCAAGGGCCTGGAGCCCACGCCGGAGCGGGTGGCGCTGGGGGAGAAGCTCTTCCGCGACAAGCGCCTGTCGGTGGACAACACCGTGGCGTGCATGACGTGCCATGAGCCGGAGCTGGGCTTCACCGACGGCAAGCCGCTGTCGGAGGGCGTCAAGGGGCAGAAGGTGACGCGCAACAGCCCTACCGTGCTCAACGCCCTCTTCAACGCCACCCAGTTCTGGGACGGCCGCGCTGGCACGCTGGAGGACCAGGCGAAGCTGCCCATCCTCAACCCGCGTGAGATGGGCATGCCGGACGCGGACACCGTCGTGAAGAAGGTGCGCGGCATCCCCGAGTACGTCACCGACTTCCAGAAGGTCTTCGGCCGCGAGCCCAACTTCGACGACCTGGCCGTCGCCATCGCCGCGTTCGAACGGATGCAGTTCTCCGGCGACGCGCGCTTCGACAAGTTCATCATGGGTGACGCCAAGGCGCTCAGCGCGTCGGAGAAGAACGGCTGGGCGCTCTTCAACGGCAAGGCGCGCTGCAACTCCTGCCACGCGGGCAACGCCGTCTCCCCGCTGTTCAGCGACCAGAAGTTCCACAACATCGGCGTCGCCGCGCACAAGCAGGACTTCGTCACCCTGGCGCGCAAGGGCGTGCAGGTGGTGCGCACCGGCGACGAGAAGCAGATCGACGAGCTGGCGCTCCAGACGGAGTTCTCCGAGCTGGGCCGCTTCCTCGTCACCAAGCAGGAGAACGACGTGGGCTCGTTCAAGACGCCCACCCTGCGCAACGTGGGCATCACCGGCCCGTACATGCACGACGGGTCGCTCACCACGCTGTGGGACGTGATGGACCACTACAACAAGGGCGGCGTGCCCAATCCCTTCCTCGACGGGGGGATGCAGCGGCTGGGGCTCACGGAGCCTGAAATCGACGACCTGGTGGCGTTCCTCTTCACGCTCACGGACACGAAGTTCGACAAGCTCAACAAGGAGCAGCTGGCGAAGCAGCGCGCCCGGAAGAACACCCGGCCGGAGCGGGACACCGCCGTCGCCCTGGGCAAGAAGGGCAACCTGGGAGACCTGGCGCCCAACCCGGACCTGAACGTGAAGAACCCGGCGGACCTGGGCTTCTACGGCGACGTCACCCCGGCGTCCGCCGTCCCGGCAGTCAAACCCCGTTAA
- a CDS encoding metallophosphoesterase family protein, which produces MANKFQSIETKHYAEREAFFEGLKKLDRRAFMRVAGISAGIVAGMGKLTPNSFQLVNVAEAQGEKPKFSFAYISDTHLYENKLNDRFVRAILKAVDDVNALDPQPDFVLFGGDLAQLGQAGELKLGAQILKSVKAPIKMMVGEHDWFLDMGELWKDLFGAPNYSFDHKGVHFVVLNSIHEKDFWTERKLSPMERMKIVAGLDNGIQSRFEVGAEQRQWLQNDLAKVAKNTPLIVFSHSPLYKYYKPWNFWTDDADEVQAILKPYEKVTVIHGHTHQLLSNRIGNISFHGMLSTAWPWPYAPEGLPTLTVPMNRADPFSQFDGCGDGRMDVLESGLVDKLYNLWQRDPITVRASYLGSSGKQAAPPKPKLPTY; this is translated from the coding sequence ATGGCCAACAAGTTCCAGAGCATCGAGACGAAGCACTACGCCGAGCGCGAGGCCTTCTTCGAGGGCCTGAAGAAGCTGGACCGCCGCGCCTTCATGCGCGTCGCCGGCATCTCCGCGGGCATCGTGGCGGGCATGGGCAAGCTCACGCCCAACAGCTTCCAATTGGTCAACGTGGCGGAGGCGCAGGGGGAGAAGCCGAAGTTCTCCTTCGCGTACATCTCCGACACGCACCTGTACGAGAACAAGCTCAACGACCGCTTCGTGCGCGCCATCCTCAAGGCCGTGGACGACGTGAACGCGCTGGATCCCCAGCCGGACTTCGTCCTCTTCGGCGGTGACCTGGCGCAGCTGGGCCAGGCCGGTGAGCTCAAGCTGGGCGCGCAAATCCTCAAGTCGGTGAAGGCCCCCATCAAGATGATGGTGGGCGAGCACGACTGGTTCCTGGACATGGGCGAGCTGTGGAAGGACCTCTTCGGCGCGCCCAACTACTCCTTCGACCACAAGGGCGTGCACTTCGTGGTGCTCAACTCCATCCACGAGAAGGACTTCTGGACGGAGCGGAAGCTCTCCCCCATGGAGCGCATGAAGATCGTCGCCGGCCTGGACAATGGCATCCAGTCCCGCTTCGAGGTGGGCGCCGAGCAGCGCCAGTGGCTCCAGAACGACCTGGCCAAGGTGGCCAAGAACACGCCGCTCATCGTCTTCAGCCACTCGCCGCTCTACAAGTACTACAAGCCCTGGAACTTCTGGACGGACGACGCGGACGAGGTGCAGGCCATTCTCAAGCCGTATGAGAAGGTCACCGTCATCCACGGCCACACGCACCAGCTCCTGAGCAACCGCATCGGCAACATCTCCTTCCACGGGATGCTGTCCACCGCGTGGCCGTGGCCGTACGCGCCGGAGGGTCTGCCCACGCTCACGGTGCCCATGAACCGCGCGGATCCGTTCAGCCAGTTCGACGGCTGCGGGGACGGCCGCATGGACGTGCTGGAGTCAGGGCTCGTGGACAAGCTCTACAACCTCTGGCAGCGCGACCCCATCACCGTGCGGGCCAGCTACCTGGGCTCCAGCGGCAAGCAGGCCGCGCCCCCCAAGCCCAAGCTGCCCACCTACTAG
- a CDS encoding c-type cytochrome: MNLRMKLLVVPCAALSFAGGVALATSPESKPEPLPKHVLPASKDGNLVLGLCDGETSMEVPGVKDGQKLTRAQAISATAQLMDDWRKKNPNANWDDVPGPVLAQAAPPSAKKNPPPAPQPNPGAKPSGNDVRQGGVGARTGASAVPQQQKANVQTGHTYGAFSERDEQVWADSVQATVKEGHRVFHDAEALGGTVGVSCDMCHPDGANTHPETYPKYQVQLGRTALLRDMINWCIENPVRGKPLADGDPKMRAMEAYIYAQRKGVKLEYGKH; this comes from the coding sequence ATGAACCTGCGAATGAAGCTGCTCGTGGTCCCGTGCGCGGCCCTGTCCTTCGCCGGCGGCGTGGCGCTCGCCACGTCCCCGGAGTCGAAGCCGGAGCCACTGCCCAAGCACGTCCTGCCCGCGTCCAAGGACGGCAACCTGGTGCTGGGCCTGTGCGACGGTGAGACGTCCATGGAAGTGCCGGGCGTGAAGGATGGCCAGAAGCTCACGCGAGCCCAGGCCATCTCCGCGACGGCGCAGTTGATGGATGACTGGCGCAAGAAGAACCCGAACGCGAACTGGGACGACGTGCCCGGCCCGGTGCTGGCGCAGGCCGCGCCGCCGTCCGCGAAGAAGAACCCGCCGCCCGCGCCGCAGCCGAACCCGGGCGCGAAGCCCTCGGGCAACGACGTGCGCCAGGGCGGCGTGGGCGCGCGGACGGGCGCGAGCGCGGTGCCCCAGCAGCAGAAGGCGAACGTGCAGACGGGCCACACCTACGGCGCGTTCTCCGAGCGCGACGAGCAGGTGTGGGCGGACTCCGTGCAGGCGACCGTGAAGGAGGGCCACCGCGTGTTCCACGACGCGGAGGCGCTGGGCGGCACGGTGGGCGTGTCATGCGACATGTGCCATCCGGACGGCGCCAACACGCACCCGGAGACCTATCCGAAGTACCAGGTGCAGCTGGGCCGCACGGCGCTGCTGCGCGACATGATCAACTGGTGCATCGAGAACCCGGTGCGCGGCAAGCCGCTGGCGGACGGCGACCCGAAGATGCGCGCGATGGAGGCGTACATCTACGCGCAGCGCAAGGGCGTGAAGCTGGAGTACGGCAAGCACTGA
- a CDS encoding rod shape-determining protein gives MFDWLHTLFSRDLAIDLGTANTLIYIRGQGIVSNEPSVVAVQQDSRGGKKVLAVGKEAKEMLGRTPGNIVAIRPMKDGVIADFEITAAMLRYFIQSAHNRKTLVNPRIIIGIPSGITEVERRAVREAAANAGAREVYLIEQPMAAAIGAGLPVTEPSGNMIVDIGGGTSDVAVISLAGIVFAKSVRIGGDKLDEAIIQYVKRKYNLLIGERTAELIKMGIGTAYPTDEVMTMEIKGRDLVAGVPRTLTVSSDEVRDALAEPVNGIVEAVKLTLERTPPELAGDIADRGIVLAGGGALLKNLDTLLREETGLPVFLAEDPLSAVVIGAGKALESLDILRQVCQPG, from the coding sequence ATGTTCGACTGGCTCCACACCCTGTTTTCGCGCGACCTCGCCATCGACCTGGGTACGGCGAATACGCTCATCTACATCCGCGGTCAGGGCATCGTGTCCAACGAGCCCTCCGTCGTGGCGGTGCAGCAGGACTCTCGCGGCGGCAAGAAGGTGCTCGCCGTGGGCAAGGAGGCCAAGGAGATGCTCGGCAGGACGCCGGGCAACATCGTGGCCATCCGGCCCATGAAGGACGGCGTCATCGCGGACTTCGAAATCACCGCCGCGATGCTGCGCTACTTCATCCAGAGCGCGCACAACCGCAAGACGCTGGTGAACCCGCGCATCATCATCGGCATCCCGTCCGGCATCACGGAGGTGGAGCGCCGCGCGGTGCGTGAGGCGGCCGCCAACGCGGGCGCGCGCGAGGTCTACCTCATCGAGCAGCCCATGGCCGCGGCGATTGGCGCGGGCCTGCCGGTGACGGAGCCCAGCGGCAACATGATTGTGGACATTGGCGGTGGCACGTCCGACGTCGCGGTCATCAGCCTCGCGGGCATCGTGTTCGCCAAGTCCGTGCGCATCGGCGGCGACAAGCTGGACGAGGCGATCATCCAGTACGTCAAGCGCAAGTACAACCTGCTCATCGGTGAGCGCACGGCGGAGCTCATCAAGATGGGCATCGGCACGGCGTACCCGACGGACGAGGTCATGACCATGGAGATCAAGGGTCGCGACCTGGTGGCCGGCGTGCCGCGCACGCTGACGGTGTCCAGCGACGAGGTCCGCGACGCGCTCGCGGAGCCCGTCAACGGCATCGTGGAAGCGGTGAAGCTGACGCTGGAGCGCACGCCGCCGGAGCTGGCCGGTGACATCGCCGACCGCGGCATCGTGCTGGCCGGTGGCGGCGCGCTGCTCAAGAACCTGGACACGCTGCTGCGTGAGGAGACGGGCCTGCCGGTGTTCCTCGCCGAGGATCCGCTGTCCGCCGTGGTGATTGGCGCGGGCAAGGCGCTGGAGTCCTTGGACATCCTCCGCCAGGTCTGCCAGCCGGGCTGA
- a CDS encoding glycosyltransferase family 2 protein, which produces MLVSLVIPVYNEIPTLAEILRRCTAVDFPKELVLIDDCSKDGSREFLRQLSEQGLDVLGGTPKNRNEIRVLFQEKNQGKGAALRRGFAEATGDIILVQDADLEYDPKDIPRVIQPIIDGEADVVFGSRFIGSPRRVLYYWHTVLNNMLTTLSNMTSGLNLTDMETCYKAFRAEVLRSVHVEEDRFGFEPEITAKVARGNWRVFEVPISYHGRTYEEGKKIGWKDGVRALYAIAKYSVKR; this is translated from the coding sequence ATGCTCGTCTCGCTCGTCATTCCCGTCTACAACGAGATTCCCACCCTGGCGGAAATCCTCCGCCGCTGCACCGCCGTGGACTTCCCCAAGGAGCTCGTCCTCATCGACGACTGCTCCAAGGACGGCAGCCGCGAGTTCCTCCGCCAGCTGTCCGAACAGGGCCTGGACGTCCTGGGCGGCACGCCGAAGAACCGGAACGAAATCCGGGTGCTCTTCCAGGAGAAGAACCAGGGCAAGGGGGCCGCGCTGCGCCGGGGCTTCGCCGAGGCCACCGGGGACATCATCCTCGTGCAGGACGCGGACCTGGAATACGACCCCAAGGACATCCCGCGCGTCATCCAGCCCATCATCGATGGCGAGGCGGACGTCGTCTTCGGCAGCCGCTTCATCGGGTCGCCGCGCCGGGTGCTCTATTACTGGCACACCGTCCTCAACAACATGCTCACCACGCTCTCCAACATGACGAGCGGGCTGAACCTCACGGACATGGAGACCTGCTACAAGGCCTTCCGCGCCGAGGTCCTGCGCTCCGTGCACGTGGAGGAGGACCGGTTCGGCTTCGAGCCCGAAATCACCGCCAAGGTGGCGCGCGGCAACTGGCGCGTCTTCGAGGTGCCCATTAGCTACCACGGGCGCACCTACGAGGAGGGCAAGAAGATTGGCTGGAAGGACGGCGTGCGCGCCCTCTACGCCATCGCGAAGTACTCCGTGAAGCGCTGA
- a CDS encoding pyridoxal phosphate-dependent decarboxylase family protein has product MTTSVFPPLRAAYDPEAFRTTAHALMDQLADYLKAALVGGAMPVLPWAPPAVNQERFATAFPEEPPQELSGAFAALMARVLEGSHHLHHPRYVGHQVTAPVPLSALCDAVSSLLNNGMAVYEMGPVATAMEHHVLAWMASKLGLPSSTRGVLTSGGSAGNLTALLAARQARAGYDAWNGGAHAGPPLTVLVPRSAHYCLARAVRIMGWGEGGLTPVDVDDRFRVRPDALEDALAAATRAGRKAIAVVASAGSTATGAFDPLEPVADFAQAHGLWFHVDGAHGAAASLSPKYRAQVKGIERADSVVWDAHKGLLMPALVTAVLFRDGARSFDAFSQEAHYLFHGDGDDARPYSDVGLRTLECTKEMMPLKVYACLSVLGTRVFEEAVTASYDQARRFAAMLTAAPDFELALEPDCNIVCFRHTPAHVPPEGWDALQVRLREALVSRGSFYLVQTRLPRGVYLRTTLIHPLTGDADLAALLDALRGAARP; this is encoded by the coding sequence ATGACGACCTCCGTCTTCCCGCCGCTGCGTGCCGCCTACGACCCGGAAGCCTTCCGGACCACCGCCCACGCCCTGATGGATCAGCTCGCGGACTACCTGAAGGCCGCGCTCGTGGGAGGCGCGATGCCGGTGCTCCCCTGGGCTCCGCCCGCGGTGAACCAGGAGCGCTTCGCCACGGCCTTTCCGGAAGAGCCGCCCCAGGAGCTGTCGGGGGCCTTCGCCGCGCTGATGGCGCGCGTGCTGGAGGGCTCGCACCACCTGCACCACCCGCGCTACGTGGGCCACCAGGTGACGGCGCCCGTGCCGCTCTCCGCGCTGTGCGACGCCGTGTCGTCGCTGCTCAACAACGGCATGGCCGTGTACGAGATGGGCCCCGTCGCCACCGCGATGGAGCACCACGTGCTCGCGTGGATGGCCTCGAAGCTGGGGCTGCCCTCCAGCACCCGGGGCGTGCTCACCTCCGGCGGCAGCGCGGGCAACCTCACCGCCCTGCTCGCCGCCCGTCAGGCCAGGGCCGGCTACGACGCGTGGAACGGCGGCGCGCACGCGGGGCCGCCCCTGACGGTGCTGGTGCCGCGCTCCGCCCACTACTGCCTGGCCCGCGCGGTCCGCATCATGGGCTGGGGCGAGGGCGGCCTCACCCCGGTGGACGTGGACGACCGGTTCCGGGTCCGGCCGGATGCCCTGGAGGACGCGCTCGCGGCGGCCACCCGCGCGGGGCGCAAGGCCATCGCGGTGGTGGCCAGCGCGGGCTCCACCGCCACCGGCGCCTTCGACCCGCTGGAGCCCGTGGCGGACTTCGCGCAAGCGCACGGCCTGTGGTTCCACGTCGACGGCGCGCACGGGGCCGCCGCGTCCCTGAGCCCGAAGTACCGCGCGCAGGTGAAGGGCATCGAGCGCGCGGACTCCGTGGTGTGGGACGCGCACAAGGGGCTGCTCATGCCCGCGCTGGTGACGGCCGTCCTCTTCCGGGACGGGGCGCGCTCCTTCGACGCCTTCTCCCAGGAGGCCCACTACCTCTTCCACGGCGACGGCGACGACGCGCGCCCCTACAGCGACGTGGGCCTGCGCACGCTGGAGTGCACCAAGGAGATGATGCCCCTCAAGGTCTACGCGTGCCTGTCCGTGCTGGGCACCCGCGTCTTCGAGGAGGCCGTCACCGCGTCCTACGACCAGGCCCGGCGCTTCGCCGCCATGCTCACCGCCGCCCCGGACTTCGAGCTGGCCCTGGAGCCCGACTGCAACATCGTCTGCTTCCGCCACACCCCCGCGCACGTGCCACCGGAGGGCTGGGACGCACTCCAGGTCCGCCTGCGCGAGGCGTTGGTCTCCCGTGGAAGTTTCTACCTGGTGCAGACGCGGTTGCCCCGGGGGGTGTACCTGCGGACGACCCTCATCCACCCGCTGACGGGGGATGCGGACCTCGCGGCCCTCCTGGACGCCCTCCGGGGGGCGGCCCGGCCCTGA
- a CDS encoding 2,3,4,5-tetrahydropyridine-2,6-dicarboxylate N-succinyltransferase, translating to MATSLEELSQRVSAAFADRAKLKDADTVAAVRETLARLDAGELRVAEKGPEGWRVNAWVKEAILLFFAVSEMQVMEVGPFEFHDKVPLKKGLDAAGVRVVPPGTVRYGAFVERGAVVMPGYVNIGARVGAGTMVDTWATVGSCAQVGRHVHLSGGVGLGGVLEPPSASPVIIEDGAFLGSRSIVVEGVVVEEEAVLGANVVLTASTQIIDVTGPQEVVHKGRVPARSVVIPGMREKQFPAGKYMVPCALIIGQRKASTDQKTSLNAALRDFAVAV from the coding sequence ATGGCGACATCCCTCGAAGAGCTCTCCCAGCGGGTGTCCGCGGCGTTCGCGGACCGGGCGAAACTGAAGGACGCGGACACCGTGGCGGCGGTGCGCGAGACGCTGGCGCGGCTGGATGCCGGTGAGCTGCGCGTCGCGGAGAAGGGCCCGGAGGGCTGGCGGGTCAACGCCTGGGTGAAGGAGGCCATCCTCCTGTTCTTCGCCGTGTCGGAGATGCAGGTGATGGAGGTGGGCCCCTTCGAGTTCCACGACAAGGTGCCCCTGAAGAAGGGCCTGGACGCGGCGGGGGTGCGCGTGGTGCCCCCGGGCACCGTGCGCTACGGCGCCTTCGTGGAGCGGGGCGCGGTGGTGATGCCCGGGTACGTGAACATCGGCGCGCGGGTGGGCGCGGGCACCATGGTGGACACCTGGGCCACCGTGGGGTCGTGCGCGCAGGTGGGCCGCCATGTCCACCTGTCGGGCGGCGTGGGCCTGGGCGGCGTCCTTGAGCCGCCTTCCGCGTCGCCGGTCATCATCGAGGACGGCGCCTTCCTGGGCAGCCGCTCCATCGTGGTGGAGGGCGTGGTGGTGGAGGAGGAGGCGGTGCTGGGCGCCAACGTGGTGCTGACCGCGTCCACGCAGATCATCGACGTCACCGGCCCCCAGGAGGTCGTCCACAAGGGGCGCGTGCCGGCCCGCAGCGTGGTGATTCCGGGCATGCGGGAGAAGCAGTTCCCCGCCGGGAAGTACATGGTCCCGTGCGCGCTCATCATCGGGCAGCGCAAGGCGTCCACGGACCAGAAGACCAGCCTCAACGCGGCCCTGCGGGACTTCGCCGTCGCGGTGTGA
- a CDS encoding cupin domain-containing protein, translated as MEHLDDILPEYLLGTLEPARRDAVARHLDGCARCRAELARLTPAVDALGALLPPVTPPPEGLTRLMGQMEGPGRFARWAGKVAAFLDVTEGRARELLESMADSNNWMPGPVEGVELMPVETGPGREGMMAAVVRLMPGVRYPRHAHLGREWNLVLEGGFREDTGHEVWPGDELEKTDGSLHDFTALQGPACICFTVLDGVTSFEELVDGA; from the coding sequence ATGGAACACCTCGACGACATCCTCCCCGAGTACCTGCTCGGGACCCTGGAGCCGGCCCGGCGCGACGCCGTGGCCCGGCACCTGGACGGCTGTGCGCGCTGCCGGGCGGAGCTGGCCCGGCTGACGCCCGCCGTGGATGCGCTGGGGGCGCTCCTGCCGCCGGTGACGCCTCCGCCCGAGGGGCTCACGCGGCTGATGGGCCAGATGGAGGGCCCCGGCCGCTTCGCCCGCTGGGCCGGGAAGGTGGCCGCGTTCCTGGACGTGACGGAAGGCCGGGCCCGCGAGCTCTTGGAGTCCATGGCGGATTCCAACAACTGGATGCCCGGCCCGGTGGAGGGCGTGGAGCTGATGCCCGTGGAGACGGGGCCCGGGCGCGAGGGGATGATGGCCGCCGTCGTGCGCCTCATGCCCGGCGTCCGCTACCCGCGCCACGCGCACCTGGGCCGCGAGTGGAACCTGGTGCTGGAGGGCGGCTTCCGCGAGGACACCGGCCACGAGGTGTGGCCCGGCGACGAGCTGGAGAAGACGGACGGCTCGCTGCACGACTTCACCGCGCTGCAGGGCCCCGCGTGCATCTGCTTCACCGTGCTGGACGGCGTCACGTCCTTCGAAGAGCTGGTGGACGGCGCCTGA
- the dapE gene encoding succinyl-diaminopimelate desuccinylase translates to MASTDLASRLAQTTLELCRIESPIGHEGPIADHVEGWALKHFRREEVFRVGHTLLLGSLEDPRPTVALIGHLDTVPMHPGDVGRAPRIEGERVHGLGASDMKGGLAVMMALAEDLKRDALPVNVAFLFYEREEGAYAESGLIPLYEKRPDLSRVKFGIAMEPTDGVVQVGCVGSMQVTVRFTGKSAHSARPWQGENAIHKAGPLLTELLGRERVEVNVAGFPFYEVISATLAKGGRARNVVPEAFELNLNYRFAPGKSVAQAKEDVLALVAGRAEVEFTDASPSGPVAAGNPLFQRLMALTGLPAASKQAWTDVARFGEWGVDAVNFGPGETAQAHQLHESAPIPPLAVAYEKLAAFLKGAA, encoded by the coding sequence ATGGCTTCCACCGACCTCGCCTCCCGACTCGCCCAGACCACGCTCGAGCTGTGTCGCATCGAAAGCCCCATTGGCCACGAGGGTCCCATCGCGGACCACGTGGAAGGCTGGGCGCTGAAGCACTTCCGCCGCGAGGAGGTCTTCCGCGTCGGGCACACGCTGCTCCTGGGCTCGCTGGAGGACCCGCGCCCCACGGTGGCGCTCATCGGCCACCTGGACACGGTGCCCATGCACCCCGGGGACGTGGGCCGCGCGCCGCGCATCGAGGGTGAGCGCGTGCACGGCCTGGGCGCGTCCGACATGAAGGGCGGGCTGGCGGTGATGATGGCGCTGGCGGAGGACCTGAAGCGCGACGCGCTGCCCGTCAACGTGGCCTTCCTCTTCTATGAACGCGAGGAGGGCGCCTACGCGGAGAGCGGCCTCATCCCGCTGTACGAGAAGCGCCCGGACCTGTCGCGCGTGAAGTTCGGCATCGCCATGGAGCCCACGGACGGCGTGGTGCAGGTGGGCTGTGTCGGCAGCATGCAGGTGACGGTCCGCTTCACGGGCAAGAGCGCGCACTCGGCGCGGCCGTGGCAGGGGGAGAACGCCATCCACAAGGCGGGCCCGCTGCTCACGGAGCTGTTGGGGCGCGAGCGCGTGGAGGTGAACGTCGCGGGCTTCCCCTTCTATGAAGTCATCAGCGCCACGCTGGCCAAGGGCGGGCGCGCGCGCAACGTGGTGCCGGAGGCGTTCGAGCTGAACCTCAACTACCGCTTCGCGCCGGGCAAGAGCGTGGCGCAGGCGAAGGAGGACGTGCTGGCGCTGGTGGCGGGCCGCGCGGAGGTGGAGTTCACGGACGCGTCCCCCAGCGGGCCGGTGGCCGCGGGCAACCCGCTGTTCCAGCGGCTGATGGCGCTCACGGGGCTGCCCGCCGCGTCGAAGCAGGCGTGGACGGACGTGGCGCGCTTCGGTGAGTGGGGCGTGGACGCGGTGAACTTCGGGCCCGGTGAGACGGCGCAGGCGCACCAGCTCCATGAGAGCGCGCCCATCCCGCCGCTGGCCGTGGCGTACGAGAAGCTGGCCGCGTTCCTCAAGGGCGCGGCGTAG